In a single window of the Subtercola sp. PAMC28395 genome:
- a CDS encoding MerR family transcriptional regulator: MSIGQVLSILTSEFPDVTPSKLRFLEERGLVTPARTQSGYRKFAKADVERLRLILAMQRDCYLPLNVIKKYLADVDAGLNPVMPGATTATVPSMLGGARRYSRDDLVKQSHGSTGLLNDAISASLLPATETYGDDALAVFKALVELQRVGIEPRHLRGFRAAADREVGLIESALVPVARRNTVSSRAQVAERASEISQQLELVRTSLIRSALGRLAP, from the coding sequence CTGAGCATCGGCCAGGTCCTGTCGATCCTCACTTCAGAGTTTCCCGACGTGACTCCGTCGAAGCTCCGGTTCCTCGAAGAACGTGGGCTGGTTACTCCCGCGAGAACACAGTCGGGCTACCGCAAGTTCGCCAAAGCCGACGTTGAGCGCCTGCGACTCATCCTGGCCATGCAGCGTGACTGTTACCTGCCGCTCAACGTCATCAAGAAGTACCTCGCCGACGTGGATGCCGGTCTGAATCCGGTGATGCCCGGAGCAACGACAGCGACCGTACCATCGATGCTCGGTGGTGCCAGGCGATACTCCAGAGACGATCTCGTGAAACAGTCGCACGGCAGTACCGGGCTGTTGAACGATGCCATCAGCGCTTCTCTCCTCCCTGCAACCGAGACGTATGGCGACGACGCCCTCGCGGTCTTCAAGGCGCTCGTAGAACTGCAGCGTGTCGGCATCGAGCCACGCCATCTCAGGGGCTTCCGTGCAGCAGCGGATCGCGAAGTCGGGCTCATCGAGAGTGCTCTGGTACCCGTGGCTCGCCGCAACACCGTGTCGAGCCGGGCGCAGGTCGCCGAGCGGGCCAGTGAGATCTCCCAGCAGCTCGAGCTGGTGCGAACAAGTCTGATTCGTTCGGCACTGGGACGACTTGCGCCGTAA
- a CDS encoding FtsX-like permease family protein, whose product MTTVGVVATLCFTVMLTTGRNIAESDAVLANIDHVGTRILLVRAEAASGLDTRVLDRLAPLHGVEWIGALGPASDVTNAAIEGGTRVALRPAYGTGWPIMGIGGPGVVPPGSRRAVTTVDARRLLGLRDGVGVVRDVQSDENVDVIGSVPLPEYLDFVGPAVLVPEPSIADPRPVSVLIVIASTAAQVEALTSTVSSLLAVDDATKVTVTSGEQLAQLRERVGSQLGVFGHAFVLVVFLVGAALVAMILSGLVLMRRRDFGRRRALGASRRLVIGLLLATVGLQAMAGSIVGSVVALALLVMQGSPVPSPAFCTAVVVLALVTSLGAAVIPALIASTREPLRELRVP is encoded by the coding sequence ATGACGACAGTCGGAGTCGTTGCGACGCTGTGTTTCACGGTGATGCTCACGACCGGGCGCAACATCGCCGAAAGCGATGCGGTGCTGGCCAACATCGACCACGTGGGAACGCGTATTCTCCTGGTGCGTGCAGAGGCGGCATCGGGCCTCGACACCCGAGTACTCGACCGCCTGGCACCGTTGCATGGAGTCGAATGGATCGGAGCGCTGGGACCCGCGAGCGATGTGACGAATGCCGCCATCGAAGGAGGCACAAGAGTCGCGCTTCGGCCTGCGTATGGTACCGGATGGCCAATCATGGGCATCGGCGGCCCCGGCGTGGTGCCACCCGGATCCAGAAGGGCGGTGACAACCGTCGACGCAAGGCGGCTTCTCGGCCTGCGCGACGGAGTCGGCGTTGTGAGAGACGTCCAAAGTGACGAGAACGTCGACGTGATCGGTTCTGTGCCGCTGCCCGAGTATCTCGATTTCGTCGGCCCGGCCGTTCTGGTGCCTGAACCGTCGATCGCTGATCCTCGTCCGGTCTCGGTACTCATCGTCATCGCTTCAACAGCAGCGCAGGTTGAGGCCCTCACCTCGACGGTGAGTTCGCTTCTTGCTGTCGACGACGCCACCAAGGTCACGGTCACCTCTGGCGAACAACTGGCTCAGCTTCGTGAGAGAGTCGGCTCCCAACTCGGGGTGTTCGGCCACGCTTTTGTGCTGGTGGTGTTTCTTGTCGGCGCGGCTCTCGTGGCCATGATTCTCTCGGGCCTTGTCCTGATGCGAAGAAGGGACTTCGGTCGCCGACGCGCTCTCGGTGCTTCTCGCAGACTGGTCATCGGGCTGCTGCTCGCAACCGTCGGCCTACAGGCTATGGCCGGCTCGATCGTCGGCAGCGTGGTGGCCCTGGCGCTCCTCGTCATGCAGGGCAGTCCTGTGCCGTCCCCTGCCTTCTGCACCGCCGTTGTCGTGCTCGCTCTCGTCACGAGTCTCGGTGCAGCGGTCATTCCTGCACTGATCGCATCGACCCGGGAGCCGCTTCGTGAGCTTCGTGTGCCCTGA
- a CDS encoding trypsin-like peptidase domain-containing protein: MHTPDSEQPESAGDATQPNASASQPEGQIEPIQADQPTLPIQPVHPTLPIQPTQPVQQMLPIQEVQPVSGFRPAEHTPQEWSQTASADSQQQYSHEHRIWRPRNFLILGAAAAAIAIAGVSVGVTMAVGVPLAIQAASSSTSTLDRPVTSDSGTGSGSAGSGGTSSGGSATSPGHGNGYGNGYGSGNGFGFGQGNDGSGSASGSGTATDSATAATDAQAVGVVLIDTKLDYQNAAAAGTGIILSSDGTILTNNHVVEGSTSISVTIATTGKTYTAKVVGTDAVDDVAVLKLDGASGLTTATLDTSSSVAVGDAVTGVGNAGGTGSLSAAAGAVTGLNQSVTTQAEGSAAGETLDGMIQIEADIQAGDSGGPLYDAQGEVIGIDTAASSGSATVTGFAIPINTALKIAKQIESGTESGNVTIGYPAFLGVQIGSATSGTGSSGLGSRGSSGSTSTVAGATVAGVIDGTPAATAGLVAGDTITKVDGTTIDSGSTLTKTMKSYNPGDSVTISWTDANGASHSASVTLVEGPVA, translated from the coding sequence ATGCACACCCCCGATTCTGAGCAGCCGGAGTCAGCCGGCGACGCCACGCAGCCGAACGCCAGCGCATCACAGCCCGAAGGGCAGATCGAGCCGATTCAGGCTGACCAGCCGACTCTGCCGATTCAGCCCGTCCACCCGACACTGCCGATCCAGCCGACTCAGCCTGTACAGCAGATGCTCCCGATCCAAGAAGTTCAGCCGGTTTCCGGGTTCAGGCCCGCTGAGCACACCCCACAGGAGTGGTCGCAGACCGCGAGTGCGGATTCGCAGCAGCAGTATTCGCACGAGCACCGCATCTGGCGACCGCGCAACTTTCTGATTCTGGGTGCAGCGGCCGCTGCGATCGCCATCGCCGGCGTCAGTGTCGGTGTGACGATGGCCGTCGGAGTTCCTCTTGCCATTCAGGCAGCATCATCGTCGACGTCGACGCTTGATCGCCCGGTCACAAGTGACAGCGGCACCGGGTCGGGAAGTGCTGGCAGTGGGGGCACCAGCTCAGGAGGCAGCGCAACCTCTCCTGGACATGGCAATGGGTACGGCAATGGGTATGGCTCCGGAAACGGCTTCGGCTTCGGTCAGGGCAACGACGGTTCGGGCAGTGCTTCGGGCTCGGGCACGGCCACAGACTCGGCGACAGCCGCAACCGACGCCCAAGCCGTGGGCGTCGTGCTCATCGACACAAAGCTCGACTATCAGAATGCAGCTGCGGCCGGCACCGGAATCATCTTGAGCTCTGACGGCACCATTCTGACCAACAACCACGTTGTCGAGGGCTCGACGAGTATCTCGGTGACGATTGCGACCACGGGAAAGACCTACACGGCCAAGGTCGTCGGCACCGACGCCGTCGACGACGTCGCCGTGCTGAAACTCGACGGCGCGTCGGGGCTCACTACAGCCACCCTCGACACCTCTTCTTCTGTTGCTGTGGGCGACGCCGTCACCGGAGTCGGCAATGCCGGCGGCACCGGAAGTCTCTCTGCGGCTGCTGGTGCAGTCACCGGTCTCAACCAGTCGGTCACGACACAGGCTGAGGGGAGTGCGGCCGGCGAAACGCTGGATGGAATGATCCAGATCGAAGCCGACATCCAGGCCGGTGATTCCGGCGGGCCCCTGTATGACGCGCAGGGCGAGGTCATCGGCATCGACACTGCTGCATCGAGCGGCAGCGCGACTGTCACCGGCTTCGCGATTCCCATCAATACCGCACTGAAGATCGCGAAGCAGATCGAATCGGGCACCGAGAGCGGCAACGTCACCATCGGATACCCGGCCTTCCTCGGGGTGCAGATCGGCAGTGCGACATCGGGAACAGGCTCCTCGGGGCTCGGATCCCGGGGCTCCAGTGGCAGTACTTCCACCGTGGCCGGCGCAACCGTGGCCGGCGTCATCGACGGTACCCCGGCAGCAACAGCAGGGCTTGTCGCCGGCGACACGATCACCAAGGTCGACGGCACGACCATCGACTCCGGCTCGACCCTCACGAAGACGATGAAGTCGTACAACCCCGGTGATTCGGTGACGATCAGCTGGACAGACGCCAACGGCGCGAGCCACTCCGCCTCCGTGACACTCGTAGAAGGCCCCGTCGCCTAG
- a CDS encoding RNA-binding S4 domain-containing protein codes for MSSARIDSWAFAVRLFKTRSAATTACRAGHVRVNGERVKAAQALHVGDEVRIRAAGFDRIVVVARLVLKRVGAPVAAECFVDLTPPPPPRETIALVAVRDRGAGRPTKRERRELDKLRALDE; via the coding sequence GTGTCCAGTGCCCGCATCGACAGCTGGGCATTTGCCGTTCGGCTGTTCAAGACCCGGTCCGCAGCCACGACCGCCTGTCGCGCAGGCCACGTCCGTGTGAACGGCGAGCGGGTGAAGGCCGCGCAGGCGCTGCACGTCGGCGATGAAGTGCGCATCCGCGCCGCCGGCTTCGATCGCATTGTGGTCGTCGCTCGACTGGTCCTGAAGCGGGTGGGAGCTCCCGTGGCCGCTGAATGCTTCGTCGATCTGACACCACCACCACCGCCACGTGAGACCATTGCTCTCGTCGCCGTGCGCGATCGGGGCGCCGGGCGACCCACCAAGCGTGAACGCCGCGAGCTGGACAAGCTTCGCGCCCTCGACGAATAG
- a CDS encoding ParA family protein, with product MHVLSVSSLKGGVGKTTVTLGLASAAFAKGLRTLVVDLDPQSDVSTGMDINVAGHLNVADVLASPKEKIVRAAIAPSGWTKDRGGTIDVLIGSPSALNFDGPHPSIRDIWKLEEALATVENDYDLVLIDCAPSLNALTRTAWAASDRVAVVTEPGLFSVAAADRALRAIEEIRRGLSPRLQPLGIIVNRVRSQSLEHQFRIKELRDMFGPLVLSPQLPERTSLQQAQGAAKPLHVWPGEGAQEMARNFDLLLERVMRTGRLGDYADAVKAPAER from the coding sequence GTGCATGTACTCAGCGTTAGCTCACTCAAGGGCGGTGTCGGTAAGACAACCGTTACCCTCGGTTTGGCTTCGGCGGCCTTCGCGAAGGGCCTGCGCACCCTCGTTGTCGACCTCGACCCGCAATCCGACGTCTCGACAGGCATGGACATCAACGTCGCCGGCCATCTGAACGTGGCCGACGTTCTGGCCTCGCCCAAGGAGAAGATCGTGCGGGCGGCCATCGCGCCCAGCGGGTGGACGAAGGATCGCGGGGGCACCATCGATGTGCTCATCGGATCGCCGTCTGCGCTCAATTTCGACGGGCCCCACCCGAGCATCCGTGACATCTGGAAGCTCGAAGAAGCTCTCGCAACCGTCGAGAACGACTACGACCTGGTACTCATCGACTGCGCCCCCTCTCTGAACGCACTCACCAGAACCGCGTGGGCCGCCAGCGACCGCGTCGCCGTCGTGACCGAACCCGGGCTCTTCTCCGTAGCCGCAGCCGACAGGGCCCTGCGGGCCATCGAAGAGATCCGTCGCGGGCTCTCGCCCCGGCTTCAGCCTCTCGGCATCATCGTGAACCGCGTGCGCTCCCAGTCACTGGAGCACCAGTTTCGCATCAAAGAACTTCGCGATATGTTCGGCCCGCTCGTGCTCAGCCCGCAGCTTCCCGAGCGAACCTCGCTCCAGCAAGCCCAGGGTGCGGCGAAACCGCTGCACGTCTGGCCCGGCGAAGGCGCGCAGGAGATGGCCCGCAACTTCGACCTGCTGCTCGAGCGTGTCATGCGCACCGGCCGCCTGGGCGACTACGCCGACGCCGTGAAGGCACCCGCAGAGCGCTGA
- a CDS encoding 3-methyladenine DNA glycosylase → MDDFMFTYYPFKPALLRRWHPGAGVRLEGAAGLDRAEWKWYRQSRGTDLMVDARQLFEARAQSIAFISRLMQRTALRPAQFGCFGLHEWAMVYKVADGHVRHESIPLRLTAEQTDKVVESHRISCSHFDAFRFFTPEARGRNSLLPSRENQESFEQAGCLHAGMDVYKWAIKLGPIVPGVLLLDSFELAREIRQVDMRASPYDVSSFGLSAIRIETAEGKAEYSTFQHDFAARSNILRTRLVDSIARAESFATAE, encoded by the coding sequence GTGGATGACTTCATGTTCACGTACTACCCGTTCAAGCCGGCGCTCCTGCGCCGATGGCATCCCGGTGCTGGTGTACGCCTCGAAGGAGCAGCGGGTCTCGATCGCGCGGAATGGAAGTGGTACAGGCAGAGCCGTGGTACTGATCTGATGGTCGACGCCAGACAGCTCTTCGAAGCCCGGGCGCAGTCAATCGCGTTCATTTCGCGTCTCATGCAGCGAACGGCTCTGCGCCCAGCCCAGTTCGGTTGCTTCGGCCTGCATGAATGGGCGATGGTCTACAAGGTCGCCGATGGCCACGTGCGGCACGAATCCATTCCCCTGCGACTGACGGCAGAACAGACGGACAAGGTCGTCGAGTCCCATCGCATCAGTTGCTCCCATTTCGACGCGTTTCGCTTCTTCACACCCGAGGCGAGAGGCAGGAACAGCCTGCTGCCGTCGAGAGAGAACCAAGAGTCCTTCGAACAGGCCGGGTGCCTGCACGCAGGGATGGATGTCTACAAATGGGCAATCAAACTCGGCCCGATTGTTCCCGGCGTGCTGTTGCTCGACTCGTTCGAACTCGCCCGGGAGATTCGGCAGGTCGACATGCGAGCGTCGCCGTACGACGTCTCGAGCTTTGGGCTCAGTGCCATCCGTATCGAAACAGCGGAGGGCAAAGCCGAATATTCCACGTTCCAGCACGACTTCGCCGCCCGATCGAATATTCTGCGTACTCGCCTTGTCGATTCGATCGCGCGAGCAGAGAGTTTCGCGACAGCTGAGTGA
- a CDS encoding MerR family transcriptional regulator — protein sequence MTEHVHGEQARFDQGLLFTDGLPELDDAAGYRGAVAARAAGITYRQLDYWARTSLVEPTVRGAAGSGSQRLYGFRDILVLKLVKRLLDTGISLQQIRTAIEQLRESGVTDLAQTTLMSDGASVYLCTSNDEVIDLVSRGQGVFGIAVGKVLREVESSLVELGTDVADPMDELAARRAARSA from the coding sequence ATGACTGAGCACGTCCATGGCGAGCAAGCTCGTTTCGACCAGGGCCTGCTCTTCACCGACGGCCTGCCCGAACTCGACGATGCGGCGGGCTATCGCGGTGCAGTCGCCGCTCGTGCGGCCGGAATCACCTATCGCCAGCTCGACTACTGGGCACGCACCAGCCTGGTCGAACCCACAGTGCGTGGAGCCGCTGGGTCTGGTTCGCAGCGACTCTATGGGTTTCGTGACATTCTCGTTCTGAAGCTGGTGAAGCGCCTTCTCGACACCGGCATCTCACTTCAGCAGATTCGCACGGCTATCGAACAGCTGCGGGAATCCGGCGTCACCGACCTCGCCCAGACCACGCTGATGAGCGACGGGGCGAGTGTCTACCTCTGCACGTCGAACGACGAGGTCATCGACCTCGTCAGCCGAGGCCAGGGAGTTTTCGGCATCGCCGTGGGCAAAGTCCTTCGCGAGGTCGAATCCAGCCTCGTCGAACTCGGTACCGACGTTGCAGACCCGATGGACGAGCTGGCTGCACGTCGCGCTGCTCGGAGCGCGTAA
- a CDS encoding DUF3097 domain-containing protein, with protein MTFDRYGSDVLADFSRRPARKPVASQEAQAGLVFEDVASDFCGSVTHVEGKMVELEDRHGRRRMFPLGGGFLYEGTPVILIAPGVQSPQPRAARTASGSIKAPDARARVARASRIFVEGRHDAELVEKVWGDDLRSEAVVVEYLEGVDHLDEVLKDFAPTAERRVGVLVDHLVSGSKESRIADSVMRSQKPGSVLIVGHPYVDVWQSVKPGRLGLPAWPVVPRSIEWKHGICEALGWPHAEQADIAAAWQRILGRVRTYTDLEPELLGRVEQLIDFVTAPVEATTVHTTRNGGR; from the coding sequence GTGACATTCGATCGATATGGTTCAGACGTTCTCGCCGACTTCTCACGGCGGCCGGCACGAAAGCCTGTCGCCTCGCAGGAGGCTCAGGCCGGCCTGGTCTTCGAAGACGTGGCCAGCGACTTCTGCGGCTCAGTGACGCACGTCGAGGGCAAGATGGTCGAACTCGAAGACCGTCACGGGCGCCGCCGCATGTTCCCGCTCGGCGGCGGTTTTCTGTACGAGGGCACCCCGGTCATCCTGATCGCCCCCGGGGTGCAGTCGCCACAGCCCCGCGCTGCGCGCACAGCATCAGGGTCGATCAAGGCACCGGATGCCCGGGCTCGCGTCGCGCGAGCCAGCCGCATCTTCGTCGAAGGTCGCCACGATGCCGAACTGGTCGAGAAGGTCTGGGGAGACGACCTGCGCTCCGAGGCCGTCGTCGTTGAGTATCTCGAAGGAGTCGATCACCTCGACGAAGTGTTGAAGGATTTCGCTCCCACCGCCGAACGCCGGGTCGGTGTTCTGGTCGACCACCTCGTCTCCGGTTCGAAGGAGAGTCGCATCGCCGACTCTGTCATGAGATCCCAGAAGCCGGGGTCGGTCCTGATCGTCGGCCACCCCTACGTCGATGTCTGGCAGTCGGTCAAGCCGGGCCGTCTGGGCCTTCCTGCGTGGCCCGTTGTGCCGAGATCGATCGAGTGGAAGCACGGGATCTGCGAAGCACTCGGCTGGCCGCATGCCGAGCAAGCCGACATCGCTGCAGCCTGGCAACGAATCCTGGGTAGGGTTCGAACGTACACGGACCTCGAACCCGAGCTCCTCGGCAGAGTGGAGCAGCTCATCGACTTCGTGACGGCGCCTGTTGAGGCAACGACAGTGCACACGACCCGGAATGGGGGCCGCTGA
- a CDS encoding DUF1295 domain-containing protein: MGPLGVCLIVSAAVCAVVWILSVATREYSWVDRLWSVVPVAYAWIFAGAAGFTDARLTVVASLITLWGIRLTFNFARKGGYRAGGEDYRWKVLRSQMPPWRFQLFNVFFITLYQNVILLLITLPMLTMFTHRGTEFGPLDLVATVAFLGCLVGETVADQQQWLFQREKARTLASGNVPARGFLTTGLFSVSRHPNFFFEQSQWWVVFFFGCIAAGSIWQWTILGAVLLTTLFLGSTRFTEAISSSKYPNYALYQARTSALIPWFPKRGAAAETA; the protein is encoded by the coding sequence ATGGGTCCCCTCGGCGTGTGCCTGATCGTGAGCGCAGCAGTCTGCGCAGTCGTGTGGATCCTGTCGGTGGCGACGCGCGAGTATTCGTGGGTCGACCGCCTGTGGTCCGTAGTGCCTGTTGCCTACGCGTGGATCTTCGCCGGCGCCGCAGGGTTCACGGATGCCCGGCTCACAGTCGTCGCCTCGCTCATCACTCTCTGGGGCATCCGTCTCACCTTCAACTTCGCTCGCAAGGGCGGCTATCGCGCCGGAGGCGAGGACTATCGCTGGAAGGTCCTGCGCTCTCAGATGCCTCCCTGGCGGTTCCAGCTCTTCAACGTGTTCTTCATCACGCTCTACCAGAACGTGATCCTGCTGCTCATCACCCTGCCGATGCTCACGATGTTCACCCACCGGGGCACGGAGTTCGGCCCGCTCGACCTGGTCGCCACCGTCGCCTTTCTCGGCTGCCTGGTCGGGGAGACCGTGGCAGACCAACAGCAATGGCTGTTCCAGCGGGAGAAAGCCAGAACGCTGGCCAGCGGCAATGTTCCGGCCCGTGGTTTCCTCACGACGGGTCTCTTCAGTGTGTCGAGGCACCCCAATTTCTTCTTCGAACAGTCCCAATGGTGGGTCGTCTTCTTCTTCGGTTGCATCGCCGCCGGTTCGATCTGGCAGTGGACCATCCTCGGTGCCGTGCTCCTCACCACGCTGTTCCTCGGGTCGACCAGGTTCACCGAGGCGATCAGCAGTTCGAAATACCCAAACTATGCGCTCTACCAGGCACGCACATCGGCGCTCATTCCCTGGTTCCCCAAGCGAGGTGCCGCGGCTGAAACAGCATGA
- a CDS encoding FHA domain-containing protein produces the protein MPTEFGLDESGLDRESRSERITRGASGAHETIVNDTTLNLTGEFAAQLAALEGGVSPEERDAIAALPSGSALVIVRRGPNAGARFLLDKLTTTVGRHPEADIFLDDVTVSRRHAEFSRSGTTFVVRDLRSLNGTYFDGVRVDDALLSDGSEIQVGKFRLTFYPSRRDVVAHSAS, from the coding sequence ATGCCCACGGAATTTGGCTTGGATGAGTCCGGTTTAGACCGCGAATCGCGTTCAGAGCGCATAACACGGGGCGCATCAGGTGCGCACGAGACCATTGTCAACGACACCACTCTGAACCTCACTGGGGAATTCGCGGCGCAACTCGCAGCGCTCGAAGGCGGCGTTTCTCCCGAGGAACGCGACGCGATAGCCGCACTTCCTTCTGGCTCGGCGCTGGTGATCGTGCGGAGGGGCCCCAATGCTGGGGCCCGCTTTCTGCTCGACAAGCTCACCACGACGGTCGGCAGGCACCCTGAAGCCGACATCTTTCTCGACGATGTGACGGTTTCGCGCCGCCATGCCGAGTTCTCGAGGTCGGGCACCACCTTCGTCGTTCGTGATCTGCGCTCGCTGAACGGCACGTACTTCGACGGGGTCAGGGTTGACGACGCGCTGCTGAGCGATGGCTCGGAGATCCAGGTCGGCAAGTTCCGTCTCACGTTCTACCCCTCGCGCCGCGATGTCGTGGCACACTCCGCCAGCTAG
- a CDS encoding aminodeoxychorismate lyase: protein MQNEFSPALLVLRDPLGSGSGESGSRFDAADPDALVVSALDLGVTRGDGIFETITVVNGMPQALDAHLHRFARSAGMLDLPTPAHETWKKGVFAAVDSRPTVDEAFVKLVYTRGIEGSGIPTGWVYLQQSPDFTAERTEGISVVLLDRGYSSSVQRTSPWLLQGAKTLSYAINKAAAREAQRRGADDVIFVSSDGYLLEGPTATIVLKLDDRFVTPRTESGILPGTTQQSIFEIAAVNGYRTAYEMLTPADLRRAESSWLVSSVRNAAPIREIDGEARPFDAGLTEAINAGLAARTI, encoded by the coding sequence ATGCAGAACGAATTCTCGCCAGCCCTGCTTGTGCTGCGCGACCCTCTCGGATCGGGGTCAGGTGAGTCTGGGTCAAGGTTTGACGCAGCAGATCCAGACGCCCTCGTTGTGAGCGCACTCGATCTGGGCGTGACCCGGGGCGACGGAATCTTCGAGACGATCACGGTCGTGAACGGCATGCCCCAGGCACTGGATGCCCATCTGCACCGTTTCGCACGTTCAGCAGGAATGCTCGACCTGCCTACTCCCGCGCACGAGACGTGGAAGAAGGGCGTGTTCGCCGCCGTCGATTCGCGTCCGACAGTCGACGAGGCATTCGTGAAACTCGTCTACACGCGCGGAATCGAAGGTTCGGGCATCCCTACCGGCTGGGTCTACCTGCAGCAGAGCCCAGACTTCACCGCTGAACGCACCGAGGGTATCAGCGTGGTTCTGCTCGACCGGGGCTATTCAAGCTCGGTGCAGCGCACCTCACCGTGGCTTCTCCAGGGCGCCAAGACGCTGTCGTACGCCATCAACAAGGCCGCTGCGCGTGAAGCACAGCGTCGCGGCGCAGATGACGTCATCTTCGTCAGCAGTGATGGGTACCTGCTCGAGGGCCCGACGGCCACGATTGTGCTGAAACTCGACGACCGCTTCGTCACCCCGCGCACCGAGAGCGGAATCCTGCCTGGCACCACCCAGCAGAGCATCTTCGAGATCGCGGCGGTGAATGGATATCGCACGGCCTACGAGATGCTCACACCGGCCGATCTTCGGCGTGCCGAGAGCTCGTGGCTCGTCTCGAGCGTGCGCAACGCCGCTCCCATCCGCGAGATCGACGGTGAGGCTCGGCCCTTCGACGCCGGACTGACCGAGGCGATCAACGCAGGATTGGCTGCCCGGACAATCTGA